The Periophthalmus magnuspinnatus isolate fPerMag1 chromosome 19, fPerMag1.2.pri, whole genome shotgun sequence region GTGAGATATTGTTACTGTAGTCCTATTTCAACACAGTTCAATTGTTTCCGCTCTTTAATTTTACAATATAAAGCAGGTACTTACATTACATTttgagcagatttttattttagtgcCCTGATAGTACACCAAGACCTAAATGATAAGTTCTCCAGAATTATAACTCACCAGTGACAAATTGTTCTTAGCACTGGTtgcctttaattattatttactaAGTCTTAATATTAatatctgaaaaaaatacatatctaGTCTAGTTTTCTTTGATGTTTAAACATCTGAATGATTTTATTAAAGTGGATGTTAGAAGCATTATTCATCTGTACTTTACCCAAGTAGAAAtggatattttttctttatgatCTTAGGCTATGGTATAAGGCTCTGTATCTTGTGTAACATTTTAGATAGTTAGCAAAAGCtacagaaataattaaaaataaatgtgtgagtAAAGAAATTTGTGTCCATATACATCTTAGTATACTAGAGTCTGAACTGCAAAGCATACATTTGGCTGTTCCTGATCCTGTTAGCTTTATGGAATAATTTTGTGTATGTTGTGGCcgtaaagtaaagaaaaaagtattgaTACTGGCCTcttaatactaaaatttcactcCATTCACCagtattttgtttcaatatttagGAATCCTGAATTTCCCTGATGATTGAGGGAAAGTTATATAAAAGTgtgttggtaaatggtcatttttatatagcactttttcaccttcaagccactcaaagtgcatgtttttgttacaCATTAACATTTAGAGTGTAAATGTATAGATAAGAAATGGAGGTATGACATTTATTGAATAATAATCATTACAATCAATAACATGTCCAGTTTTAGACATGAACATGTCTGTAACTCTAGATGTCATAACTTCATACTTCGTGTTGGCAGAAAACAAAGCTATCCTTTTCTGTCACGTTCGCTGCAGGTCTTTCTGAAAATACTGTGCACTGAATAAAGCAAGCTGCTTCGGAATGTCAGCTCTTGCTtcaaattaacattttaatgGACATTGGATTGAATTTTAACCAGAAAGGGAGAAATGACATTATAGTAGCACATCCTCCATTTTTGGTAATATATAGTACAATGTACAAAATGGAATACTTGCTTTAGAAAATGAATACTGTAACATTTAAGTGTGATATTAGTCTTAATGAGGTCCAGCAGAAACTCCGGCCAAACCCTGTTGTGCTGTCCAGCTTTAAAAGCTTGTCTTCACATACACCCACCCAGATGCACCGAGCTGCAGGGTGCATGTTGAGACACAAGTCActcctcacacagacactgggggcccAGGGTAAGCTTGGCCCCCACACCAGAAGTCCTCTGGCTGAGGGATCTCTAGGAGCCATGTTTCCTCCGGAGACTCAGAGCTTGGGGCTGAGACCTGTAGGACTTGGTAGTAATGACAGTCTCGGTTGTTGTCAGGGTCATAAGGAGGTGCTAAGATGTCCAGGAAGGCGGCAGGTCCCCCCAGTGCCTCAATCTGATGCAAGTTGTCCTGTTGGGGAGTGAGCAGACAGGGGGGGCTGCTGGCAGAGTACTCGGACACACAGTGCAACACAGAGCGGCAAAGAGAGGGGACCTGTGAATGGCTGAGGGGTGGCTCAAACACAGGGGTGACTGCTCCATCGGAGTCCAGTTTGTCAAAGCAGCGCACGCTCACCTTCCCATACAGCAcctaaacacaaacattatacaGGTGTCACTACACCATCCAAGTACATAAACTACCCCCTCAGTGGGACAacggtggctcagtggttagagcagtggtcccccaacccaaaggttgAATTCACTACGCATTGcgtagtatgaatgtggtgtgtgtgtgtgtgagtgtgtgtgtgtatgtggtcggaggggctgatggctgCAATAGTAACTTACCACTACCGAGTATGGGGTGAATGAATCATAACTACAACATAGCACTTTGGggggctttgacaagcctgtaaagtgcattacaagtgtaaggtaTTGTTATTATAATCAACACAGATGTAAAGTCATAAGTCATGAACCCTTTATGTTGAGTTGTCTCCACAAGCCAAAGAGAACTGCATCTTAGGGTATCTTttgctacaatagtagtttactaCTATAGAGTATGGAATGGAGGAATAATGACTtcagtgtagcgctttgagaggctttgagcCTGTGTATTCTAGATCATGATCAATACAGGAAAAGGTACCAAAAAGTACCATTCAGGTACTAGTACTGAAAACCAGGTATCACTGGAGTacttgtacatttaaaaaaatctttgttCAAAGTCCCAAGGCCCACAAATTCAAGTTAAGTCCTATGCTTTGAGTTTCAAGTCCTTTTTGCAAGCTATTTAGAGAATTTGCGAGGGGCATattcctgtttgttcctgtcaAATTAAACACTGAAAGTGCATTTAGCGATCGATTGTATAGAAAAAAGATTGTTTTGGAGGAGAAGGACCAAGTCCTCTCAAGTCACAGGGCTCCAGGTCAAGTCATATGGCCCAGGTTGTTGTCCATTTGATCAAGTCAAGtctcaaaataatcaaaatagtGACTTTCCAAACTAAGACTTGTAAGTCCACATCTCTGCCCATTCGTATCCCCAAGTGAAAATATGTCTTTTGTTTCGAAATTACAGTTTCTGGGACGACTGGGTGAAACGGGCTCTCTGAAAACCTTGGCAATTAAGAATACTCGACTGGATTGTTTTGTTACTGAAcacgcaaaaaaacaaacttattatGGTAATGAATTCACAATATACATCCCTCCGAAAGGATATCTAGTATGTGTGAATAATGAAGCAAACATTATTCACATGTTGCTCAAAACAGGGTCACACTAGGTTAACAGTGTGTTCTACCGCGGGGTCAAGGTGTAGTCTCGTGACTACCTTTATCATGCCGTTCATTCCCGGGTGGTCGTGCAGCGGGATGGAGGCGCCTGAGCGGAGGATAAACACGCCCATGCTAAACACTGGGGTTTCACAGATGTGCATGTAAGTCACGGGCGGGCTCTGGGCCCCTTCTGGTCCAGGGCGGCTGCTTTTCCGGGGAGCTAATTTGAGATCCGCAGCTCTGAGTGAGGTCACGAGGGAGATGAGCTGTTTGTGCTGTTCGGGGAGCGGCTTGTGCTCTCCATTGTCTTTGGACAGACAGTCTTTAAAGGTGACAGAAGCCTGTTTGGCGATCTTCTGGATGAGAGGAGTTCTGTCTCGCGGCATCCTGCAGACAGTTAACGGTATTCCTGGCACTGACTCGTACCGTTCCGTTCTCCCACCGATGTCCAGAGAACTTCGACGTGTTCTCCTTTACGTGTCAGAACATTAAAACGTCAGTATCATTCTGCCTGTGTTATTGGTAAAGGAATTCATTTTTGGCGGACAAAGCTGCCCAAGGCTAATCATTTTCTTCAGTCTACTGTCCCTCCGCTGGTGACCAGACCAAAGCGTCTGCGCACTACGCAGCATCCGCAAAGGAGCATGGGAATACAAGTTTTGTAGCCATGAAGCACGAAAACGTTAATGCACTAGTGTTAGTATTTTTAATAGTCTGCAAATTTAATACATGTTCTCTGAAATCATTCGTCGAAGTAGAAATACTGGTCATGCACCGAAATCTAATATATCCATGACCGAAATACATCTACACTACGGCTTTGAAAACAAGGACTACATTACCCAGTGTCCATTGTCAGAGCAGATGTTATAAAGAGGAAAAGGCCACTTCGGACCGTTCGGACACTGAACCCTTcagcgtgtgtgtctgtgtgtgtcaacTCCCACTATTGCTGTTATTCTGGGGCCAATGGACAAACACTAGGGTTCTATTGGTCCTACTGCATGCTGCTGTTTTTTCATTTAGTGGTTTAAAATACAGACTTTTCTTATGTTAGATCACTGGTGTTGTTTATGACTGCAAAAATGGCTCAAAGAAATGTAGTAATCTCCGAAAGAAAAAATCTTTTGGGAAAACTCTACTGAGCCACTTCCTATACGCACACCAAAAATGGATGTGCGCGCTCCAGTTACGCGCGGTGCTTGTGCGCTCTGTGGGCCACGGCTGGAGCACCTCTTCACATGGCGCAGTTTGATTTcagatgtgtgaatgtgtgtgtggcttGAGGGTTGTTTTATAAGAGGCTCTGGAACAAAAAGAGTCCACATCCTCTTTGGAAATAATGAGGCTCATGCGTGCACACATGTTGCTTGGAGACCTTTCTCCATCAAACAGCCTGATCTGCTCTGTTGTTCAAATTTTTAATGTTTTCGCATCATTTTTCTGTGCCATTTCAGCGAGATGAATATTGGCAATATGTAACACAGCCATCGAagccatcaaaacaaaacaaacgaacaaacaaacaaaaaacagtagcGATCAGGTATATGAAAGTGAAGCCACCTGACTTGAGAATGAGAACATATTATTATTCTTGCTTCAGCCCCACGTTGCCTCCAGCCACGCCCACGCCACTATGACCGGCCTAGAGGATCAGGCAGAAAACCTGGGCCTAGGAAAACTActtctgttgttttgtgtttgaaccATAAGACTGTTGATTAGAAGTGGATACCCGTGATGCCTGCTGTTTCCTCTCTGAATGGCACTGTTCTCCATCAGTTCATGTTGAGATGAATGCTGGAtaagtcagtgtgtgtgtgccctgTTTATTGGGTAAACATAAAGCCATCATTATTctgactgtttaaaaatgtgcatgaCTCACATTGCAGAAAAGTCAAGGGACATTTATCATAGCTTCCTCAGCCAAAGATCTGACTGAAGTGCTGATTGTGTGTCCAGTATTTGCATAACCACATACCAGCGGGTCTTAGAGGCGCTTTGTTTCAGGTTTTATGGGAGATCATTATTTGTCACCTGGCAAAAGTTAAATAAGCAGTGTTGTGCAGATTATCATTCCAGTAACACACTGTGGCATTTTGTCTGTCATTGTTTCATGATACACAACATGTTTACTTTCCATTGTCTCCAAGAGTGTAGCTACTAAcccaatgaaacaaaaatatacaaaaaattgtACCAAACTGAACAGTTTGCATTGAGTTGGTCTGATCTGCTCCGACAGTTTATGAGGAACTATCACTGACGCCTTTGTGCCCAGTTCTCATCAC contains the following coding sequences:
- the adoa gene encoding 2-aminoethanethiol (cysteamine) dioxygenase a; this translates as MPRDRTPLIQKIAKQASVTFKDCLSKDNGEHKPLPEQHKQLISLVTSLRAADLKLAPRKSSRPGPEGAQSPPVTYMHICETPVFSMGVFILRSGASIPLHDHPGMNGMIKVLYGKVSVRCFDKLDSDGAVTPVFEPPLSHSQVPSLCRSVLHCVSEYSASSPPCLLTPQQDNLHQIEALGGPAAFLDILAPPYDPDNNRDCHYYQVLQVSAPSSESPEETWLLEIPQPEDFWCGGQAYPGPPVSV